CACGAACTGTGTGACTGTATCACCACGGAACACACAGGCTACTCTATGAGCACATACACGTACTTTATGCTGGAAGACTGGAACACCTCGGGTCcgatctctgttgggcatctctgtgtggagttggaatgttcttcccgtgcgtgcgtgggtcttctccgggtactccggtttccgccTATCCAAGGTCAAATGACCCCAGCGACCAAGCGGAGCTACATTCCTGGTCACGGAAACCCGACCAGAAGCGGACTCGTGGGGGTGAATCACTGCTGATAcacgacactgctgatggggatgtcatacaacttcacaaAAAATCAATGTCATGAGTTTATTCtctgaaatgttttttattcattagaaaagcttttttttctcttcatgtgtTGACTTTATTGCGGTAAAAcgacaactgttttttttcacatttctgtggttgctttttcaaaatgttccaaccatttgaactttcttcttgtaaatgttcaagattgaagattgaagagagttttattgtcatgcgcatagtaaaacagcagttctaccaTGCGATGAAAATCGTATTCATAAGAAACTctcgtaatgatgactttattcccatcatatcttgactttttcctcaagctaaccttccaaaaatgacaactttatttgtgcttttgtttgtttccacgtaacattatgacttttaaaagataatatatattttctttaatatttcaactttatgctactaaaatgacattatttttgtcataatattacaagtttttttttttgtaaaatgtaaacttttttttcgttagaatccaacttttttctcttaatattttcactttattgctgtaaaattacagctgtgtttttgatttatttgccaactatttcaactttcttcttgtaaatattcttattgtgatgatgactttattcccatcatatttggactttttcctcaacctaactttccaaaaatgccaactttatttgatgttttgtttgtttccttataatattatggctctAAAAAAATATAGTGGTGACAAAAAgttcctaattttttttttttgcatgttcgtcACACTTGTGACAAATGtttgacaaatgacaaatgtttcagatcatcacagaaatgtaaatattagtcaatgacaacagaactcaacactttatgcactttttaaatgaaactttttattattaagggagaaataaCACCCAaacgtacatggccctgtgtgaaagagtgatggcccccctgttaaagcataacataactgagattaatttagatctatcagtgtggaaaaggttacaaagccatttctaaagctttggtactccagcaaaccacagtgagagccattatccacaaatggtgaacccatggaacagtggtgaaccttcccaggtgtggccggccaaccaaaatgaccccaagagtgcaaagacgactcatccaaggggtcacaaaagaccccacaacaacatccaaagaactgcaggcctcacttgcctcagttaaggtcagagttcatgactccaccataagaaagacactgggcaaaaacggcccaAGAccgagttccaagaccaaaaccaccgatgaacaaaaacaacattaaggctcgtctcaattttgccagaaaacatcttgatgatccccaagacctttgggaaaatactcaaaagttgaactttttggaaggtgtgtgtcccattacatctggcatgaAAGTAACGCcagatttcagaaaaagaacatcatagcaacagtaaagtatggtggtggtagtgtgatggcctggggctgttttgccgcttcaggacctggaagacttgctgtgatgaacggaagcatgaattgtgctgaaggagaatgtccggccatctgttggtgacctcaagctgaaagcagctaaattcctccccagcgctggaagagactcattgcaagttatcacaaacgcttgattgcagttgttgctgctcagggggGCCAACCTCTTATTagcttttttcacacagagccatgtcgctttggatttgttttctcccttagtaataaataataaaatgtttcatttaaaaactgtgttgagttgtgttgtcgttgactaatatttacatttgtttgatgatctgaaacattgaagtgtgacaaacatgccaaaaaataaataatactttttcacaccaccatatgtatattttttctttaatatttcaactttatgctactaaaatgacattgtttcctcataatattacaagtttattctcctaaaaatgGCGACTTTTCCAAAAcacagtacaactttttttcttaacattttgactttattgctataaaattacagctgtttttttttccatctttactgttgttttttttaatttatctgtcaactatttcaactttcttcttgtaagtaTTCTTATTgtgattgtgactttttcccatGGTAATTATCTAAAATTGGCAACTTTATTAgtggttttctttgtttctcataatactgtattacaaaaaCATATGTTTTTCCTTGAATATTTCCACTCCATgctactacaatgacatttttatttttcctcctaatattataactttattcttgtaaaatcttgtaaactttcttcctgtaattcTGACTTCATTCCCTTCATATTGGGACTTTATTCTTCTTGAATACGTgggaactttttctgcaaccaaattcTCCAAAAAggaggttatttttcctcataatatgacgatgttactcttgtaaaattacgactttttctctttagatgacaagtttttcctcttaatatttggacttaaaATGAcggcagatttttccattttttttttatttgttgttgatatttttggaacgtgtcacgggctgcactttggacacccgtgttaTATGTACAGCATATGATTATTCTATTTATATATACTCTGTGCCACatatatattggtatattgttattatatttcttCAATGGATTGATGAAAAAGATGGCAGGAGGGTAAAGTATGAGGAAAGCCTGATGTGATGTATTTGACCCAagagctaacatgctaacacgaCAGTGGAACACATTTGCCATTGGAAACATGACTCtagtaatcatcatcataataataataggctagTGGTGTAGTTAGCAAACATATGAAGAATGTCTGGATGAAAGATGACGTTACGTAATAAATTCCAACATGGAGTTTGTCCCTCATGTTTGTCCTGAGTGGACATATGTCCTCTCATGCCTTGCACAATAAACATGAACTCTGCCTCACGGGCGCacgtgcgcgcgcgcacacacacacacgtcaaagAAAGGCGACCCACGTGCCCGCCACCATGGACACACGGCAGGATAAAATCTCCTACGTGAAACCATttgcttaagaaaatgttgcacCAAGTCAGTGAAAGTGCCACACAGGCGCCGAGCAGGACTCATGACTTCCGCAAACACATGGAAGGGGGCGTGCCGCCGTCTTATGTGCGCACGCGCGTCATGTCCCAAAGTCATCACGTTCACACTCTACACGAATACACGCACACGCTCACGCTGCACGTCGTTCCTTTTctaacaaaatacacacactcTGTCAGGGTGCACGTGGGAACGTCCCTGTCATTGAACCTTCTACCGTGTCCTCACTtacatgtacgtgtgtgtgcgtgagcgaGGTTGAGTCGATGAGCGAGTGAATGATTGACATGAGGGTAAACAGCAAAGTCAATTGCTGGATTTGAAAtggatgatgattattatgtgacatatattttattgttttgagtGTGCATTAGTGTATTATGTTGTTTAAATTACCATTATTTTTAGTGTAAAAACTATGTTTCTGTAATACTTATGTTTGTCTTCATGAGGAAGGAGTTCCAGTGAGAAGTGAAAACTGCTGTGCAAGCCTAGACATAGAAAATGCAGATCAACAACAGTGTTTGAGGCAGCTGTAGAAATAGCTTCTAAGGAAAACAACTGAGGAAGACAAAATAATAGAGGAGCTTGTGGCGCCGACCCCGAGGGTGCGGGGAGCAGCAGACCCGACTGCTGGTAAAATATCAATTTTTGTTACATCGCTGCAATGCAGTGGCAGGATACCAGCAAAGACCGAGTTGCAGTAGTGTGGCAAGCGACAacaaacaatgcaacaacaaaacaggACGCACGcgcctgaactaaatagaaggagacctcaaattagcaacaggtgcaaacCATAAAGGATGAAGCAAAGCaagcggacacaaaccaggcaaaacaggaaaagctaccaaaataagagcataaagCAGGAACCAAAgcataaaagtggaaacaaactaaactgtcAGGCAGGCTAGAAGCGCAAAGAACTcagaaaaatagaaaacaaatcAATGCAAAAAAGACTGAAGCAGTGAAGGAAAATGAGGAGAGAGCAAACTAAAACCGTCCTGGAAAGTGGAAAAGAACCAAAGCAGatcacaaaaataaacagcaagaAAACTAGCATGAGCCAAATGAGACGGAAAGAAGGAAGCATCACCACAGAAAGGAAAGAAATCCTAAACATACAGCGTGTGCGGAATTTTACCAAGATGTGTTCATCTCAACCAAGACTGGAAATGGAAAGGAATTAAAACCAGGTCAAGAGATGAACCGGACCTCCCAAGTATGACAACCAGAGAAGTTGACACAGCaatgaaacaaatgaaagaCCAGCTTTGGATGACCTTACGAGTGACGTCCGTAAAGGGATAGTTTTTGACATGAGGTTGTATGACACGCCCATCAGCAGTGCAGCACATCAACGGGGGCTTACCGCtccaattggtcccgtgagtccagttctggtcggatttccgtgatgagttgctggggtcatttatgaagtaaagagtttgattctcaaaacaatatgattCAAACAGTTCAAAAGtgtcatacatttgcatcacaaaaaaatcagacctcacaaatcgatTGGCGTTAGATTTGTTTGTCATGGAAGATGTGAGCGTCAAGGATGGagaggcaacagtgcgcagggacaagGGGGGAGACGAAGaaaacgcagagcgatttgtgaggtctgaggttttcgagaaggcatttgaatgatgcaaatgtgttcctCTTTTCAACGcagattgttttgagaagccaaactacttacttaaatgacccactAAGCGGGAccacgttcctcgtcacggaatgATGGAACGCgggatggacaggcggattggtgcagcgtctgcagtgattcGGACTCTGCATgggaccgttgtggtgaagagggcgctgagccaaaaggcaaagctctcaatttaccggtggaTCCACGGTCCtgccctcacctgtggtcatgagcgtTGGGCAGTGACCAAAAGGGCAAggtggcgggtacaagcggcccaaatggaaaagcggtagaagatgaatggatggatggatggatggatggatggatggatggatggatggatggcaataaCCATGATTTTTCAAAATCGTTATAATTATGCCTTttagtgtaatattatgatttatgtgtaattattatgtttttattgtaatgATGAGGATTTGAGtgtaatgagtgtgtgtgtgtgtgtgtgtgtgtgtgtgtgtgtgtgtgtgtgtgtgtgtgagtgaatgaTTGATGTGAGAGTAAAGAGCAAAGTGAAGTCAAACAAAGAGGTTGTCACCACGAGGAGGCGCGGCTTTAAAAGGAAGCGGCTGGTGAGGGAGTTGCAGTGGTCGCCATGAAGCTGCTGAGTTTCCTCGTCTTCGTCTTGGCGTGTTTGAGCGTCGCCTTCTCGGACAACGAATGCTCACCTTTGGTGACGCCGCTGTCCCTGGACGACCACCAAAAGGTAACCTccacgttagcatgttagcgtcCTTAGCATGTGCGCATGTTTCGCTGCTGGTGTTTTCAGATCTTGGGCACGAGGACCTTCATCTCGGGCTACACGGACCATGACGTCTACAACGCCATCCTCAAGATCACCGAAAGCACTCGCATGACCTTCAGCGAGTCGGCAGCTTCGAAGGACGTGGTCGTCTACGAGGAGATGCGGATGTGAGCGTGGCGATGTTTCCTGTGCCTTCTCCACGCCCCCGAAGTAAAGCTCATGTTGTTCTCCAGGAACGGAACCTGCTACGGAACCAAGCTCAACATCAGCATCCAACACGACGTGGCGTCCACAGCAGGTCAGACTTCTGTCTTCTTTCAAGCCCCGCCCCCTTGACGTCCTGCTGACTGTGAGCGTGCTCGCCAGTGGCCaacatctcctcctccttccaccTGCTGCCCACCTGTGACGGCTGCCTTGTCCTCAGCATCAACAGCTCCGCCCACCACTTGAGCAGCTTCCTGGAGGCCTTCCACATCCACATGCCCCAGGACATCGCCATCCCCGATGTCGTCAACGTGCACGCCGTCTACCTCTTTGGTGAGAAGCGGGAAAGCGCCGCCACGCCCACCACGACCACCACGCCACTCCTCACCCTGCTTTGTCTTTCCAGCGGGCGGGGACCACGTGAAGGACGCGGACCTGGACCACTTCAAGAAGCAGGCTCACTGCTTGGGATTCTCCGGAGAACccaacttcctgtttgaccCCAAAGAAGGTTCTGCTCCGCTCTCAGCACCGACACCACACCCCCGTGCTGGACCTTCATGTCTTCTTCTTATTCTGCAGGTTTCTGCGATGGCAGCAAAATCACCATGCTCACCTGAAACTGCCATTAAACACCTTCTCCTCTCACGTCACTGCTCCTCGTGCTTCTTCTTTagcatttggaccgccacaaatacctCAGGCTCCCTcacactcataaacacatgatGGCCGCACCGTGCGTGACTGTTGGAACAGTCATGGACGGTTATGACCTGAACAACCGGATCTCTTAGGTTGATTTCAATTTTCAGCTCATTTGGCGCTgttcatacatacaaatatttagtaaaaaaacataaaatattttttggtgttGATGAGAATCTTGAAGTGGGAGTGTAAATCTTACACTATTTGGAGTTGATCTAACACTGCATTctcttaaaaatgttacatttaacaCTGGATCATGAAAGTGTTGTGGTTAAAatggagtgttgaaaatgttcaaatcttgttagtgtcacaataaagacattcaaCACTTCTACACCCCATTTAACACCTAACAGTGTTCACGTGTCTTAAGCTCCGCCCACGGACATTTCATTTAGACTCCACCCCCTCACTTCACGTCGCTGAAATGAAAAGCAGATGGAAGAAGTTGACAATTAGGAATCATTTTGCATCAGTAGGTAAGTAAAcgtttaaatactgtagatgaacTAATGAATTGTGTTGTACCTTGTTTACACATAAAAAACGTAACTTTTTGGTGTGATATTTAATACTAATAAACTGAGGCAGCTGTTTCCACCCAAAgcctttgctaatgttagctcgtgtttttgctaagttatattttctatttagtgTTGCTGTGAGCTGAATCGGCACTGCCTGTGCAACATTTGGCAAAGTAAATGAACGCTACGTTATATCTTCATTTTTAATAAGCTAATGGCTAACTAGCTAATTGGCAGGAGGAGCCCCCACACGTAGGCCTGCTGGCCCCCAGCAAAGGACTTGATATGctgtacaagatacaagatgtCAAGGTTGGCAACTCTAATTGttactttaacttaaaaataattgtcaggcatgtgttggaagtgaactatactttttttgttagaatgatgcatctttatttttcttcttgattCACAGAAAACCTTTGCCTGAGTCTTACATGAATGTGGTaagtaatatcttttttttatcaagGCATAATAAGCACTGCAACTGTGGCTTTTCCATATTAATTTTAGTaggattttaaaaatattttatttacttgtattcttCTTCTCAGAGGTGGATGGAGATGTCTTTGATGAGCTCGTCAAGTCAGGTGTTTTGACTTTCAAGGTCCTTTTATCAGTGACAGGTAAGGATGTGGAAACATGTGAAAATGCGTGAGGTGGTGTAGATATCACAGGCAGTGTGGACCCCATCAGGTACCTTGGCTTTGTCCAAATGAGATATTGTTGTCGTGATCTTTGAGGcctcaaaatgtgtttttggtctcactttacaataaggtacacaaaaatacagtagttactgaggaactaattacTAAAGCACAAATTTACAGTAGTAGAGGatctaatgaagaactaacaaGGAACCAATGagcagagtagttactgaggaactaaaacatacatttagagtaggtactaatgaactaataaagaactaatgagtggtggttagggttagataggtttgttcctcattaactactgtcattttgtgtaccttattgtaaagtgagaccgtattttcatttgatattCAATTTTTAGCCCCTTTTCCATAGTTTGAAATTcccccaaattatttttttttgttttaggagTAATTAGTGTTTTGTACTGTTTTGTAGAGTAAGAGATTCATTTGACTGGAGATGAAGCAGACTCCACGATCCCCAGCTTCACCCCAGTTATCGCCAGTTGGTGGCGATAACGGGTTTGACAATTTATCCTTCAGCCCACAAGAAAGAGGAacccaacagaaccaatggATCAGGATGAATCAAGACAGGTGAGCTTTGattaaatgaatgtaaagtgtttttatgcatgaccttgttttatttaaaaatgctcttgaattcccatgaacacactatttcattttttatatttttggaagAAAGTCGGTGGTGTTTTGAGGGCCAATCCGAAAGGTGAGGAAATCTTCAAGGAGCGCAACAAGACTAAAACACTACCTGATGCAACGTGTAAACGGATGGTGAACATCCTGGTTGCAGATATGATGGAGCTGCATGGGTCACTTCCCCCTTCCCATTAGAACAGTCATTCCACACTCATCAACGGCAGTAAGACCATGTAGTGTGGGAAGGGTTCTATCTGTGATCATTAACTATGATGTGTTTTGAAAGGAGGGTTCCACCATCATGTGTGATGACAAATTACGCCCTGAGaattgtgacttgttttccATCCCTCAAAGATGCATTCTCCAAACCTGGATATGCACAGTAAGTGTCTTTTCAATCTAAAACCCAaagtactgtttttgtttttcctttaggtGTGTAGTTTGTATTAAAATCTTGTTTcaaatatgttcatagttagcttagcttagcggcagtggctcaggaggtagagcaggtcgtccagaaatcgTAAGGTTGGTTGATCCTTGCTCCCTCCatccagtcactgttgtgtcctaCACTTCTCCTGGCTCTCAAAGCCGTTCCAAGACTGTTTCTTCACGATGGTCCAAAAACCAGAGGAGAATATCTGTTAACTGGTCAACAGCTGCTTGGTGAGGAGTGCAGGGAGGCACTATCTACAATAAGACATTCAACTGATGAATCCATGGTCAAAGAAGATGAGAGCAACTTTCCAGTATCGGCAGAATATGATCCAAGCACAAGATGTATCATCGTCTGTCCTCAATGTGTTCCCTCACTTCCTTGATGTTCCTGGATTGGTAAGGAAATCTTTAGTATTTGGACTAGTTCAGTATTA
The DNA window shown above is from Dunckerocampus dactyliophorus isolate RoL2022-P2 chromosome 20, RoL_Ddac_1.1, whole genome shotgun sequence and carries:
- the LOC129172913 gene encoding uncharacterized protein LOC129172913, translated to MKLLSFLVFVLACLSVAFSDNECSPLVTPLSLDDHQKILGTRTFISGYTDHDVYNAILKITESTRMTFSESAASKDVVVYEEMRMNGTCYGTKLNISIQHDVASTAVANISSSFHLLPTCDGCLVLSINSSAHHLSSFLEAFHIHMPQDIAIPDVVNVHAVYLFAGGDHVKDADLDHFKKQAHCLGFSGEPNFLFDPKEGFCDGSKITMLT